The following are encoded in a window of Prochlorococcus marinus str. MIT 1013 genomic DNA:
- a CDS encoding DUF6737 family protein: protein MDTNSKKKFWDSKPYWCQPWSIISFGVLVPIFSWKIFNNIIITSIIGFFIFVWWIVFLILAPNSYQLINDKE, encoded by the coding sequence ATGGATACAAATTCAAAAAAAAAATTCTGGGATTCAAAGCCATACTGGTGTCAACCTTGGTCTATTATTAGTTTCGGAGTTTTAGTTCCAATTTTTAGTTGGAAAATATTTAATAACATTATAATTACTTCGATTATTGGCTTTTTTATTTTTGTTTGGTGGATAGTATTTTTAATACTTGCTCCTAATTCATATCAACTAATTAATGATAAAGAATAA
- a CDS encoding nuclear transport factor 2 family protein: MLIKEKELKKFFNLSYGEQAPSREKWETLYNKQVKFIDPTQERNGIDAYIKAQEGLIKRCDDIYLESHSIAINKDFAFVEWTMGLKIKGLEFLYDGTTRLIFDEEGKVKEHRDYFDFCSGTFGNIPVIGAFFKWLYSRFID, from the coding sequence ATGCTCATCAAAGAAAAAGAATTAAAAAAATTCTTTAATTTATCTTATGGAGAACAAGCTCCATCTAGAGAAAAATGGGAAACTTTATATAACAAACAAGTTAAATTCATCGATCCTACCCAAGAAAGAAATGGAATTGATGCATATATCAAAGCACAAGAAGGATTAATCAAAAGATGTGATGATATTTATTTAGAATCACACTCAATTGCCATAAATAAGGATTTTGCTTTCGTTGAATGGACAATGGGATTGAAAATAAAAGGTCTCGAATTTTTATACGATGGAACAACAAGACTAATTTTTGACGAAGAAGGGAAGGTGAAAGAACATAGAGATTATTTTGATTTTTGTTCAGGAACATTTGGTAATATTCCCGTTATCGGAGCATTCTTTAAATGGTTATACTCAAGATTTATTGATTAA
- a CDS encoding peroxiredoxin translates to MPLKLGDQIPNFTLSDQLGVSRTNKQAKGRPLVLFFYPKDDTPGCTAENCGFRDKYDLFKLFGAEVWGVSGDDEASHRSFADKNKLPFPLLCDKDNSLRRAFGVPKVLGLLDGRVTYIIDSKGVIRHIFNDLLNGPAHVNEALRVLGEIRN, encoded by the coding sequence ATGCCTTTAAAGTTAGGCGATCAAATACCTAATTTCACACTCTCTGATCAACTAGGAGTTTCTAGGACTAATAAGCAAGCTAAAGGTAGGCCACTAGTTCTATTTTTTTATCCAAAAGATGATACTCCTGGTTGCACAGCTGAAAATTGTGGCTTTAGAGATAAATACGATCTTTTTAAACTATTTGGTGCTGAAGTATGGGGGGTGAGTGGGGATGATGAAGCGAGTCATAGATCTTTTGCCGACAAAAATAAACTTCCTTTTCCCTTATTGTGTGATAAGGATAATTCTTTGAGAAGAGCTTTTGGTGTGCCTAAAGTTCTTGGCTTGCTGGATGGTCGTGTGACTTATATTATTGATTCAAAAGGCGTTATTAGACATATTTTTAATGACCTTTTAAATGGTCCTGCTCACGTTAATGAGGCACTTAGGGTATTGGGTGAAATAAGAAATTAA